From a region of the Methanolobus tindarius DSM 2278 genome:
- a CDS encoding sulfide-dependent adenosine diphosphate thiazole synthase, whose protein sequence is MELDELIITRAIVDEFSKVFIDYTDVDVALVGGGPANLVAAKYLAEAGLKTVLFEKKLSIGGGMWGGGMMFPRIVVQEDAKHILDDFDINYHEYEEGYYVASSVESVAKLICGATEAGAEIFNLIDVEDVMIRENDAVCGLVINWGTVSMTGLHVDPLAIKAKVVIDGTGHDAGICNTVLRKIPGAEIGSGIPGEKPMWADVGERALMDTTKEVYPGLIAAGMAANAVAGAHRMGPVFGGMMLSGKRAAEIAIEKLRNE, encoded by the coding sequence ATGGAACTTGATGAACTAATCATAACAAGGGCTATAGTTGATGAATTTTCAAAGGTTTTTATTGATTACACAGATGTTGACGTTGCACTTGTAGGTGGAGGACCTGCAAACCTTGTAGCTGCTAAGTATCTGGCAGAGGCGGGTCTTAAAACTGTGCTGTTTGAGAAAAAGCTCTCAATTGGCGGAGGAATGTGGGGAGGAGGAATGATGTTCCCACGTATAGTTGTGCAGGAAGATGCAAAACATATCCTTGACGACTTTGATATCAATTACCACGAGTACGAAGAAGGATACTATGTTGCAAGCTCAGTGGAATCTGTTGCAAAACTTATTTGTGGAGCCACGGAGGCAGGTGCGGAGATCTTCAACCTGATTGACGTAGAAGATGTCATGATCCGCGAAAATGATGCTGTGTGTGGACTTGTCATTAACTGGGGGACTGTTTCCATGACAGGACTGCATGTTGATCCTCTTGCCATCAAGGCAAAAGTTGTTATTGACGGAACCGGACATGATGCAGGAATATGCAATACGGTTCTTAGAAAAATACCTGGTGCTGAAATAGGCTCTGGCATTCCAGGAGAAAAACCAATGTGGGCCGATGTTGGAGAACGTGCCCTCATGGATACTACCAAAGAAGTATATCCGGGATTAATTGCAGCAGGAATGGCCGCAAATGCAGTTGCAGGAGCACACAGAATGGGGCCGGTCTTTGGTGGAATGATGCTCTCCGGTAAAAGAGCTGCGGAAATTGCAATTGAAAAACTGAGAAATGAATAA